The Glycine soja cultivar W05 chromosome 8, ASM419377v2, whole genome shotgun sequence genome has a window encoding:
- the LOC114423342 gene encoding aspartyl protease family protein 2-like: MVLRVSLILVLLVLHCSCTVESIWGHHNDLNKNGSSLAAVKFPDHAHFNAVSSSTETGCSFSKSEKFEPSVATMASNEDTDGKEGEAFVAAKQHKQSVKLNLRHHSVSKDSEPKKSVVDSTGRDLKRIQTLHRRVIEKKNQNTISRLEKAQEHSKKSYKPPTVAAAAPPEYLSGQLMATLESGVSLGSGEYFMDVFVGTPPKHFSLILDTGSDLNWIQCVPCYACFEQNGPYYDPKDSSSFKNITCRDPRCQLVSSPDPPQPCKGETQSCPYFYWYGDSSNTTGDFALETFTVNLTTPEGKPELKIVENVMFGCGHWNRGLFHGAAGLLGLGRGPLSFATQLQSLYGHSFSYCLVDRNSNSSVSSKLIFGEDKELLSHPNLNFTSFVGGKENPVDTFYYVQIKSIMVGGEVLKIPEETWHLSAQGGGGGTIIDSGTTLTYFAEPAYEIIKEAFMRKIKGFPLVETFPPLKPCYNVSGVEKMELPEFAILFADGAVWNFPVENYFIQIEPEDVVCLAVLGTPMSALSIIGNYQQQNFHILYDVKKSRIGYAPMNCADV, translated from the coding sequence ATGGTTTTGAGGGTTTCTCTGATTCTGGTTCTCCTTGTGTTACACTGTTCCTGCACTGTGGAATCCATTTGGGGGCATCACAATGATCTCAACAAGAATGGATCTTCTCTTGCTGCAGTCAAGTTTCCTGATCATGCACACTTCAATGCTGTTTCTTCTTCCACAGAAACTGGGTGTAGTTTCTCCAAGTCAGAGAAATTTGAGCCTTCAGTTGCTACCATGGCATCAAATGAAGACACTGATGGTAAAGAGGGAGAGGCTTTTGTGGCAGCAAAACAGCACAAGCAATCTGTGAAACTCAATTTGAGACACCACTCAGTGAGCAAAGATTCGGAGCCTAAAAAATCTGTGGTTGATTCCACAGGGAGAGACTTGAAGAGAATTCAGACCCTTCACAGAAGGGTCATAGAGAAGAAGAACCAAAACACAATTTCAAGGTTGGAGAAAGCACAGGAGCACTCAAAGAAGTCCTATAAGCCACCGACAGTGGCTGCGGCGGCCCCGCCGGAGTATTTATCCGGTCAGCTTATGGCAACCTTGGAGTCAGGGGTCAGTCTTGGCTCTGGTGAGTACTTCATGGATGTGTTTGTTGGCACACCCCCTAAGCATTTTTCTCTAATTCTTGATACTGGTAGTGACCTTAATTGGATTCAATGTGTTCCTTGTTATGCTTGTTTTGAGCAAAATGGACCATATTATGATCCCAAAGATTCTAGTTCTTTTAAGAATATAACTTGCCGTGATCCAAGGTGCCAATTGGTGTCATCCCCAGACCCTCCTCAGCCTTGCAAAGGTGAGACTCAAAGCTGTCCATATTTCTATTGGTATGGAGATAGTTCCAACACAACGGGTGATTTTGCACTTGAAACATTCACTGTGAATCTCACCACACCTGAGGGAAAGCCTGAACTCAAGATTGTTGAGAATGTTATGTTTGGTTGTGGTCATTGGAATAGAGGACTTTTTCATGGTGCTGCTGGATTGCTAGGGTTGGGGAGAGGCCCATTGTCATTTGCTACTCAGCTTCAATCTCTCTATGGTCACTCCTTTTCCTATTGCCTTGTGGATAGGAACAGCAATTCAAGTGttagtagcaagttgatatttGGTGAGGACAAGGAGCTTCTCAGCCACCCCAATTTGAATTTCACTTCTTTTGTTGGTGGCAAAGAGAACCCTGTTGACACATTTTACTATGTCCAGATAAAGTCCATCATGGTTGGTGGTGAGGTGCTGAAGATTCCAGAGGAGACTTGGCATTTGTCAGCACAAGGTGGTGGTGGGGGTACAATCATTGATTCTGGCACCACTTTGACCTACTTTGCTGAACCTGCTTATGAGATTATCAAGGAGGCATTCATGAGGAAAATTAAAGGTTTTCCACTAGTGGAAACCTTTCCCCCTCTAAAGCCATGCTATAATGTGTCTGGTGTTGAGAAAATGGAGCTTCCTGAGTTTGCAATCTTGTTTGCTGATGGAGCTGTGTGGAATTTTCCTGTGGAGAATTACTTCATCCAGATTGAACCTGAAGATGTTGTTTGCTTGGCTGTTTTGGGGACTCCTATGTCTGCACTTTCAATAATTGGAAACTACCAGCAGCAGAATTTTCACATCTTGTATGATGTGAAGAAATCAAGGATTGGATATGCACCGATGAATTGTGCTGATGTTTAA